In Stenotrophomonas sp. ESTM1D_MKCIP4_1, a single genomic region encodes these proteins:
- a CDS encoding DUF885 domain-containing protein, with protein MKPIALAVALALTAPPLLSAPPALAAPAAKAATPASPAWVARSNALAQILLDAQGPFQPEQTGFFGVPGYDDKVADLGPDNGKRFRAATAKARDALKAKLATEKDPNVRQDLAIMIHAADQSIEGSELNDRYLLPWSDAPQTVFSGLNLLLSDQVPAERRAKALDRLKAYAGLQPGGTAFTTLARQRYEERLKDSALLQPTQIEVQQSLDNVETYITGIESLLKKYQIAGADEAMTALAGQMKDYAAWTRREVLPKARTDARLPAPLYAYQLKQVGIDIDPKLLMQRAQLEFMETRSAMQQLAPLVAKEKGLKVADPSDPVAVIRALKADKIADDQLEGHYRKVIDAIDPLIREHGIVDVPKRPMQMRLGSAAESAASPAPHFLPAPLVNNTGQQGTFVLPLGNPAAGPGAQYDDFNFGSAAWTLSAHEGRPGHELQFTAMVERGVSLARTMFAFNSVNVEGWALYAEAEMVPYEPLDGQLIALQFRLLRAARAMLDPMLNLGLTDRANGERVLIEQVGLSKAMATQELDRYTVRMPGQAGSYFYGYTRILELRMQTELALGAKFDRLAFNNFLLDQGLLPPDQLAEAVQQQFVPKYRKK; from the coding sequence ATGAAGCCGATCGCGCTGGCCGTTGCCCTGGCCCTGACCGCCCCCCCGTTGCTGTCGGCACCGCCGGCCCTGGCCGCACCGGCCGCCAAGGCCGCTACGCCGGCCAGCCCGGCCTGGGTCGCCCGCAGCAATGCGCTGGCGCAGATCCTGCTCGATGCGCAGGGGCCGTTCCAGCCCGAACAGACCGGCTTCTTCGGTGTGCCCGGCTACGACGACAAGGTGGCCGACCTCGGCCCGGACAACGGCAAGCGCTTCCGCGCCGCGACGGCCAAGGCCCGCGATGCGTTGAAGGCGAAGCTGGCTACCGAGAAGGATCCCAACGTCCGCCAGGACCTGGCCATCATGATCCACGCCGCTGACCAGAGCATTGAAGGCAGCGAGCTCAACGACAGGTACCTGCTCCCGTGGAGCGACGCACCGCAGACGGTCTTCAGCGGCCTCAATCTGCTGCTGTCCGACCAGGTGCCGGCCGAGCGGCGTGCCAAGGCGCTGGATCGCCTCAAGGCCTACGCGGGCCTGCAACCCGGTGGCACCGCCTTCACCACACTGGCCCGCCAGCGGTATGAGGAGCGCCTGAAAGACAGCGCCCTGCTGCAGCCGACGCAGATTGAAGTGCAGCAGTCGCTGGACAACGTCGAAACCTACATCACCGGAATCGAGTCGCTGCTGAAGAAGTACCAGATTGCCGGCGCCGATGAGGCGATGACGGCCCTGGCCGGGCAGATGAAGGACTACGCCGCGTGGACCCGCAGGGAGGTGCTGCCGAAGGCGCGCACCGATGCACGGCTGCCGGCGCCGCTGTATGCCTACCAGCTCAAGCAGGTCGGCATCGACATCGATCCGAAGCTGCTGATGCAGCGCGCCCAGCTGGAGTTCATGGAAACCCGCTCGGCCATGCAGCAGCTGGCGCCGCTGGTGGCGAAGGAGAAGGGTCTGAAGGTGGCCGACCCGAGCGACCCGGTGGCGGTGATCCGCGCGCTGAAGGCCGACAAGATCGCCGACGATCAGCTTGAAGGCCACTACCGCAAGGTGATCGACGCGATTGATCCGTTGATCCGCGAACACGGCATCGTCGATGTGCCCAAGCGTCCCATGCAGATGCGCCTGGGGTCAGCGGCCGAAAGCGCAGCCAGCCCGGCTCCGCATTTCCTGCCGGCACCGCTGGTCAACAACACCGGGCAGCAGGGCACTTTCGTGCTGCCGCTGGGCAATCCGGCCGCCGGCCCGGGTGCGCAGTACGACGATTTCAATTTCGGTTCGGCGGCGTGGACGCTGAGCGCGCACGAAGGGCGCCCCGGTCACGAACTGCAGTTCACTGCCATGGTCGAGCGTGGTGTGTCACTGGCACGCACGATGTTCGCGTTCAATTCGGTGAACGTGGAAGGCTGGGCGCTGTACGCCGAGGCGGAAATGGTGCCGTACGAGCCGCTGGACGGGCAGCTGATCGCCCTGCAGTTCCGCCTGCTGCGCGCGGCGCGCGCCATGCTCGACCCGATGCTCAACCTCGGCCTGACCGACCGAGCCAACGGTGAGCGGGTGCTGATCGAGCAGGTCGGCCTGTCCAAGGCGATGGCCACGCAGGAACTGGACCGCTACACGGTGCGCATGCCGGGCCAGGCAGGCAGCTACTTCTATGGCTACACCCGCATCCTGGAACTGCGGATGCAGACCGAACTGGCGCTGGGCGCGAAGTTTGACCGCCTGGCGTTCAACAACTTCCTGCTCGACCAGGGCCTGCTGCCGCCGGACCAGCTGGCCGAAGCGGTGCAGCAGCAGTTCGTGCCGAAGTACCGGAAGAAGTAA
- a CDS encoding cytochrome c oxidase assembly factor Coa1 family protein has protein sequence MNLPPPIPHRHPASNGWWRRNWRWAMPLSVLLFLGGMGGMIAWSVLRWSEAAHESPPMREAMRRAGCSIELVQVLGEPLRSAAVPLGSMQTAFDGQRDVGLTVALEGPQGQGRLFVQGIRRNDVWDYPVMYVLGEGKQTYDLTALDDAEAAGECALQECRERGGCPPALAL, from the coding sequence ATGAACCTGCCACCGCCGATTCCCCACCGCCACCCCGCCAGTAATGGCTGGTGGCGCCGCAACTGGCGCTGGGCGATGCCCCTGTCGGTCCTGCTGTTCCTCGGCGGGATGGGCGGCATGATCGCGTGGAGCGTGCTGCGCTGGAGCGAGGCCGCACACGAAAGCCCGCCGATGCGCGAAGCGATGCGCCGGGCCGGCTGCAGCATCGAACTGGTGCAGGTGCTGGGCGAGCCGCTGCGTTCGGCCGCGGTACCGCTGGGCAGCATGCAGACCGCGTTCGACGGCCAGCGGGATGTCGGCCTAACTGTGGCGCTGGAAGGGCCGCAGGGGCAGGGGCGGTTGTTCGTGCAGGGCATCCGCCGCAATGACGTGTGGGATTATCCGGTGATGTACGTGCTGGGCGAAGGCAAGCAGACCTACGACCTGACAGCGTTGGACGATGCCGAAGCCGCGGGCGAGTGCGCGCTGCAGGAGTGTCGCGAGCGCGGAGGGTGTCCTCCGGCGCTGGCGCTGTGA
- a CDS encoding S9 family peptidase — protein MRHLFASLALMLATSTAAHAEKLTLEAITGPLPLSGPTLMKPKVAPDGSRVTFLRGKDSDRNQLDLWSYDIGSGQTRLLVDSKVVLPGTETLSDEEKARRERQRIAAMTGIVDYQWSPDAQRLLFPLGGELYLYDLQQQGAAAVRQLTHGEGFATDAKLSPRGGFVSFIRGRNLWVIDLASGKQLQLTADGSATIGNGVAEFVADEEMDRHTGYWWAPDDSAIAFARIDEAPVPVQKRYEVYADRTDVVEQRYPAAGDANVRVQLGVIAPAAAATPRWIDLGKEQDIYLARVDWRDAQHLSFQRQSRDQKQLDLVEVALDANRQRVLAHETSPTWVPLHNSLRFLKDGSVLWSSERTGFQHLYRIDSKGKTTALTHGEWSVDELLAVDEQAGKAYFRAGIDSARESQIYAVSLQGGQPQRLSKAPGMHTASFAHNASVYVDTWSNSTTPPQIELFRANGEKIATLLENDLADPKHPYARYRDAQRPIEFGTLTAADGKTPLNYSLITPAGFDPSKRYPVAVYVYGGPASQTVTDSWPGRGDHLFNQYLAQQGYVVFSLDNRGTPRRGRDFGGALYGRQGTVEVADQLRGVAWLKQQPWVDPARIGVQGWSNGGYMTLMLLAKASDSYACGVAGAPVTDWGLYDSHYTERYMDLPKRNEAGYREARVLTHIEGLRSPLLLIHGMADDNVLFTNSTSLMSALQKRGQPFELMTYPGAKHGLSGADALHRYRVAEAFLDRCLKP, from the coding sequence ATGCGCCATCTGTTCGCCTCGCTCGCCCTCATGCTCGCCACCAGCACTGCCGCCCACGCCGAAAAACTCACCCTGGAAGCCATCACCGGCCCGCTGCCGCTGTCCGGCCCCACGCTGATGAAGCCCAAGGTCGCCCCGGACGGCTCCCGCGTGACCTTCCTGCGCGGCAAGGACAGCGATCGCAATCAGCTGGATCTGTGGAGCTATGACATCGGCAGCGGCCAGACCCGCCTGCTGGTGGATTCCAAGGTGGTGCTGCCCGGCACCGAAACCCTCAGCGACGAGGAAAAGGCCCGCCGCGAGCGCCAGCGCATCGCGGCGATGACCGGCATCGTCGATTACCAGTGGTCGCCCGACGCGCAGCGCCTGCTGTTCCCGCTGGGCGGCGAACTGTACCTGTACGACCTGCAGCAGCAGGGCGCAGCGGCCGTGCGCCAGCTCACCCACGGCGAAGGCTTCGCGACCGACGCCAAGCTGTCGCCCAGGGGGGGCTTCGTCAGTTTCATCCGCGGGCGCAACCTGTGGGTGATCGATCTGGCCAGCGGCAAGCAGCTGCAGCTGACGGCCGACGGCAGCGCGACCATCGGCAACGGCGTGGCAGAGTTCGTCGCCGATGAGGAAATGGACCGCCACACCGGCTACTGGTGGGCGCCGGATGATTCGGCCATTGCCTTTGCCCGCATCGATGAAGCCCCGGTGCCGGTGCAGAAGCGCTATGAGGTCTATGCCGACCGCACCGACGTGGTGGAACAGCGCTACCCGGCCGCCGGCGACGCCAATGTGCGCGTGCAGCTGGGCGTGATCGCGCCGGCCGCCGCCGCCACGCCGCGCTGGATTGATCTGGGCAAGGAACAGGACATCTACCTGGCGCGCGTCGATTGGCGTGATGCGCAGCACCTGAGTTTCCAGCGCCAGTCGCGTGACCAGAAGCAGCTGGACCTGGTGGAAGTGGCCCTCGATGCGAACCGCCAGCGCGTGCTGGCCCACGAAACCAGCCCGACCTGGGTGCCGCTGCACAACAGCCTGCGCTTCCTGAAGGACGGCAGCGTGCTGTGGTCGTCCGAGCGCACCGGCTTCCAGCATCTGTACCGCATCGACAGCAAGGGAAAAACCACCGCGCTGACCCACGGTGAGTGGTCGGTGGATGAACTGCTGGCCGTCGATGAGCAGGCCGGCAAGGCGTACTTCCGCGCCGGCATCGATTCGGCACGCGAGAGCCAGATCTACGCCGTGTCGCTGCAGGGCGGCCAGCCGCAGCGCCTGTCCAAGGCGCCGGGCATGCACACCGCCAGCTTCGCGCACAATGCGAGCGTGTACGTGGACACCTGGTCCAACAGCACCACGCCGCCGCAGATCGAGCTGTTCCGTGCCAACGGCGAAAAGATCGCTACGCTGCTCGAGAACGACCTGGCCGACCCCAAGCATCCGTACGCGCGTTACCGCGATGCACAGCGGCCGATCGAGTTCGGCACGCTCACGGCGGCAGATGGGAAGACTCCGCTGAACTACAGCCTCATCACGCCGGCCGGTTTCGACCCGTCCAAGCGCTACCCGGTGGCGGTCTACGTGTATGGCGGCCCCGCCAGCCAGACCGTCACCGACAGCTGGCCCGGCCGTGGCGACCATCTGTTCAACCAGTACCTGGCGCAGCAGGGTTACGTGGTGTTCTCGCTGGACAACCGCGGCACCCCGCGTCGTGGCCGTGATTTCGGCGGCGCGCTGTACGGCAGGCAGGGCACGGTGGAAGTGGCCGACCAGCTGCGCGGCGTGGCCTGGCTGAAGCAGCAGCCGTGGGTGGACCCGGCGCGCATCGGCGTGCAGGGCTGGTCCAATGGCGGCTACATGACCCTGATGCTGCTGGCCAAGGCGTCGGACAGCTATGCCTGCGGCGTGGCCGGTGCGCCGGTCACCGACTGGGGCCTGTATGACAGCCACTACACCGAACGCTACATGGATCTGCCCAAGCGCAACGAGGCCGGTTATCGCGAAGCGCGCGTGCTGACCCACATCGAGGGCCTGCGTTCGCCGCTGCTGCTGATTCACGGCATGGCGGACGACAACGTGCTGTTCACCAATTCGACCAGCCTGATGAGTGCGCTGCAGAAGCGCGGCCAGCCGTTCGAGCTTATGACCTACCCGGGTGCCAAGCACGGCCTGTCCGGCGCCGATGCACTGCATCGCTACCGCGTTGCCGAGGCCTTCCTGGATCGTTGCCTCAAGCCCTGA
- a CDS encoding glutathione binding-like protein, translating into MIDLYYWPTPNGHKVTLLLEEAGLEYRIHPVNIGSGDQFKPEFLAISPNNKMPAIVDHAPADGGDPQSVFESGAILLYLAEKTGQFLPSDPRGRVTTLEWLFWQMAGLGPMSGQMGHFNVYAPEKIVYAVERYDNEVRRLHGVMDKRLADHAFLAGDDYTIADMASYPWIGAYDKLPVDFAAFPHLKRWHDAITARPATQRAYALRQQVNPNAGKPLSEEERKHLFGQR; encoded by the coding sequence ATGATCGACCTGTATTACTGGCCCACCCCCAACGGCCACAAAGTCACCCTGCTGCTGGAAGAAGCCGGCCTGGAGTACCGCATCCATCCGGTCAACATCGGCTCGGGTGACCAGTTCAAGCCGGAGTTCCTGGCCATTTCGCCCAACAACAAGATGCCGGCCATCGTCGACCATGCCCCGGCCGATGGTGGCGACCCGCAGAGCGTGTTCGAGTCCGGTGCCATCCTGCTCTACCTGGCCGAAAAGACCGGCCAGTTCCTGCCGAGCGATCCGCGCGGTCGTGTCACCACCCTGGAATGGCTGTTCTGGCAGATGGCCGGGCTGGGCCCGATGAGCGGCCAGATGGGCCATTTCAACGTCTACGCGCCGGAAAAGATCGTCTATGCCGTCGAGCGCTACGACAACGAGGTTCGCCGCCTGCACGGGGTAATGGACAAGCGGCTGGCCGATCACGCGTTCCTGGCCGGTGATGACTACACCATCGCCGATATGGCCAGCTACCCGTGGATTGGCGCCTACGACAAGCTGCCGGTCGACTTTGCCGCCTTCCCCCATCTCAAGCGCTGGCACGACGCCATCACCGCGCGCCCGGCCACCCAGCGTGCCTACGCCCTGCGCCAGCAGGTCAATCCCAATGCCGGCAAGCCGCTGAGCGAGGAAGAGCGCAAGCACCTGTTCGGCCAGCGTTGA
- a CDS encoding TIGR00645 family protein: MSANRLPPSPLSNLIFASRWLQLPLYLGLIVAQCVYVFLFGKELWHLISHSVSMGEQQIMLIVLGLIDVVMISNLLVMVIVGGYETFVSRLRLENHPDQPEWLSHVNASVLKVKLAMAIIGISSIHLLKTFIGTGALGGIPLCPPERMATAAANIGEQTCATLTADGVLWQTIIHCVFILSAIGIAWTDKLMSGGHDKAESHGKPAEH; this comes from the coding sequence ATGAGTGCAAACCGCCTGCCGCCCTCCCCCCTGTCCAACCTGATCTTTGCCTCGCGCTGGCTGCAGCTGCCGCTGTACCTGGGCCTGATCGTGGCGCAGTGCGTCTATGTGTTCCTGTTCGGCAAGGAACTGTGGCACCTGATTTCACATTCGGTCTCGATGGGCGAGCAGCAGATCATGCTGATCGTGCTGGGCCTGATCGACGTGGTGATGATCTCCAACCTGCTGGTGATGGTCATCGTCGGCGGCTATGAGACCTTCGTGTCGCGCCTGCGCCTGGAAAACCATCCGGACCAGCCGGAATGGCTGAGCCACGTCAACGCCAGCGTGCTGAAGGTGAAGCTGGCGATGGCGATCATCGGCATCTCCTCCATCCATCTGCTGAAGACGTTCATCGGCACCGGCGCCCTGGGCGGCATTCCGCTGTGCCCGCCGGAGCGCATGGCCACCGCTGCGGCCAACATCGGCGAGCAGACCTGCGCCACCCTCACCGCCGACGGTGTGCTGTGGCAGACCATCATCCACTGCGTGTTCATCCTGTCGGCCATCGGCATCGCCTGGACCGACAAGCTGATGTCCGGCGGCCACGACAAGGCCGAGAGCCACGGCAAACCCGCCGAGCATTGA
- a CDS encoding energy transducer TonB, whose product MSHVTTNAAARRWMPVALALALAACSGKEETPAPAAEGAAAPAAAPAAPAVAAKVQSMGTEQLRDSASRALAENRMYAPAGDNAIEYYLALRDKTPDDASVKSALTDLLPYTLIAAEQHLGREDFAEAQRLVALIEKVDPSAPALPRLKEGLTKGVQVAAKRTEDETAKVKKDAEDRAKQLVEQQRLAEQRAKEADAAKQIAAQQDAARRDSERQEAERQAAARRDAEQKQQQAAAQQASAARAAAATAAPTLRPVSTPAPRYPAEALRSGTSGEVLMEITVGTDGSVTNARVLRATPSRVFDREALNAVKRWRFEPVGAPVTTRRTLVFAPGG is encoded by the coding sequence ATGTCGCACGTCACAACGAACGCTGCCGCGCGCCGGTGGATGCCGGTTGCCTTGGCACTGGCCCTGGCCGCCTGTTCGGGCAAGGAAGAAACACCTGCACCGGCTGCCGAAGGCGCGGCCGCGCCCGCCGCAGCGCCCGCCGCACCCGCCGTGGCGGCCAAGGTGCAGTCGATGGGCACCGAGCAGCTGCGCGATTCGGCCAGCCGCGCGTTGGCCGAGAACCGCATGTACGCACCGGCCGGCGACAACGCCATCGAGTACTACCTCGCGCTGCGCGACAAGACACCGGACGACGCCTCGGTGAAGAGTGCGCTGACCGACCTGCTGCCCTACACCCTGATCGCCGCCGAGCAGCACCTGGGCCGCGAAGACTTCGCCGAAGCCCAGCGCCTGGTCGCCCTGATCGAGAAGGTGGACCCGTCCGCCCCGGCCCTGCCGCGCCTGAAGGAAGGCCTGACCAAGGGCGTGCAGGTGGCGGCAAAGCGCACCGAGGACGAGACCGCCAAGGTCAAGAAGGATGCCGAGGACCGCGCCAAGCAGCTGGTTGAACAGCAGCGCCTGGCCGAACAGCGCGCCAAGGAAGCCGACGCGGCCAAGCAGATCGCCGCCCAGCAGGATGCCGCCCGCCGCGACAGCGAGCGCCAGGAGGCTGAACGCCAGGCCGCCGCACGCCGCGATGCCGAGCAGAAGCAGCAGCAGGCCGCCGCCCAGCAGGCCAGCGCGGCCCGTGCCGCGGCCGCGACGGCAGCCCCGACCCTGCGTCCGGTCAGCACCCCGGCGCCGCGTTACCCGGCCGAGGCCCTGCGCTCGGGCACCTCGGGAGAAGTGCTGATGGAAATCACCGTCGGTACCGACGGTTCGGTGACCAACGCCCGCGTGCTGCGCGCCACACCGTCGCGCGTCTTCGACCGCGAAGCGCTCAATGCGGTCAAGCGCTGGCGCTTCGAGCCGGTGGGCGCCCCGGTCACCACCCGCCGCACCCTGGTGTTCGCCCCGGGCGGTTGA
- a CDS encoding ABC transporter permease, whose protein sequence is MSMMSTLMTVMRKELRDLSRDRRTLALTLLFGPLLYPLLILGMGKLSESRFRTQIEQPLDIPTIGAENAPNLVRFLAAQGLNATAAPKDLAEAIRAQDIDVALRISPEFGKDWADGKPALVEVIRDSTRRAAEVPSARLQSALSTYNGQVGALRLMARGVDAQVARPLDVATQDMASTEAKRGMMLSMLLPVLLTLTSFIGGAYLVMDTTAGERERQSLEPLLATPGSRSAIVSGKIGAACVVGFVSLLLTLVAFKVSAQFASGNVSRQLNMNILSMVQMLLVMLPMLLIGTSLLTYLSAAAKSMKEAQSHMTWLVLMPMLPGYALMAYPVKSQLWQYAVPFLSQNQMLLKVIRHEVITPTIWAIYLGASLGLAAILWFAAVRRYHQERLAISG, encoded by the coding sequence ATGAGCATGATGTCGACCCTGATGACCGTGATGCGCAAGGAACTGCGCGACCTCTCCCGCGACCGTCGTACGCTGGCGCTGACCCTGCTGTTCGGTCCGCTGCTGTATCCGCTGCTGATCCTGGGCATGGGCAAGCTGTCCGAAAGCCGCTTCCGTACGCAGATCGAACAGCCGCTGGACATCCCCACCATCGGCGCCGAGAACGCACCGAACCTGGTCCGCTTCCTCGCCGCGCAGGGGCTCAACGCCACCGCGGCACCGAAGGACCTGGCTGAGGCGATCCGCGCGCAGGACATCGACGTAGCGCTGCGCATCAGTCCGGAGTTCGGCAAGGACTGGGCCGATGGCAAGCCGGCGCTGGTCGAGGTGATCCGTGACAGCACGCGGCGCGCCGCCGAGGTACCCAGTGCGCGCCTGCAGTCGGCACTGTCCACCTACAACGGGCAGGTGGGGGCCTTGCGCCTGATGGCCCGTGGTGTGGACGCGCAGGTTGCACGACCGCTGGACGTGGCCACCCAGGACATGGCCAGCACCGAAGCCAAGCGCGGCATGATGCTGTCGATGCTGCTGCCGGTGCTGTTGACGCTGACCTCGTTCATCGGCGGCGCCTATCTGGTGATGGACACCACCGCCGGCGAGCGCGAGCGGCAGTCGCTGGAGCCCCTGCTCGCTACGCCCGGTTCGCGCAGCGCGATCGTCAGCGGCAAGATCGGTGCCGCCTGCGTGGTCGGCTTCGTGTCGCTGCTGCTGACCCTGGTCGCGTTCAAGGTCAGCGCACAGTTCGCCTCGGGCAACGTCAGCCGCCAGCTCAACATGAACATCCTCTCGATGGTGCAGATGCTGCTGGTGATGTTGCCGATGCTGCTGATCGGCACCTCGCTGCTGACCTACCTGTCGGCGGCGGCCAAGAGCATGAAGGAAGCGCAGAGCCACATGACCTGGCTGGTGCTGATGCCGATGCTGCCGGGCTACGCGCTGATGGCGTACCCGGTGAAGAGCCAGCTGTGGCAGTACGCGGTGCCGTTCCTGTCGCAGAACCAGATGCTGCTGAAGGTGATCCGCCACGAAGTGATCACCCCGACCATCTGGGCGATCTACCTGGGCGCCAGCCTCGGCCTCGCCGCGATCCTGTGGTTCGCCGCCGTGCGTCGTTACCACCAGGAACGCCTGGCAATCTCCGGCTGA
- a CDS encoding ATP-binding cassette domain-containing protein: protein MIVADNLHKAFDTRTGRVQAVANVGFRAADGQITGLLGPNGAGKTTTMRMLYTLMTPDQGSITVDGIDAARDPIEVRRHLGVLPDARGVYKRLTARENITYFGELHGLSAQRIRERIEVLSHALDMADILDRQTDGFSQGQRTKTAIARALVHDPRNVILDEPTNGLDVMTTRALRRFLLGLREEGRCVILSSHIMQEVGALCDHIVIIAKGTVMAAGSADELRAQAGETNLEDAFVKLIGSEEGLHA from the coding sequence ATGATCGTCGCCGACAATCTGCACAAGGCCTTCGACACCCGCACGGGTCGCGTCCAGGCGGTCGCCAACGTTGGCTTCCGTGCCGCCGATGGCCAGATCACCGGACTGCTCGGCCCCAATGGTGCCGGCAAGACCACCACCATGCGCATGCTGTACACACTGATGACGCCCGACCAGGGCAGCATCACCGTCGATGGCATCGATGCCGCGCGCGATCCGATCGAGGTGCGCCGCCACCTCGGTGTGCTGCCCGATGCGCGTGGCGTGTACAAGCGCCTGACCGCACGCGAGAACATCACCTATTTCGGCGAACTGCACGGCCTGTCGGCGCAGCGGATCCGCGAACGCATCGAGGTGCTGTCGCATGCGCTGGACATGGCCGACATCCTTGACCGCCAGACCGATGGCTTCTCGCAGGGCCAGCGTACCAAGACCGCCATCGCCCGCGCGCTGGTGCACGACCCGCGCAATGTCATCCTCGATGAACCCACCAACGGCCTGGACGTGATGACCACCCGCGCGCTGCGCCGGTTCCTGCTGGGCCTGCGCGAGGAAGGGCGCTGCGTGATCCTGTCCAGCCACATCATGCAGGAGGTTGGCGCGCTGTGTGACCACATCGTCATCATTGCCAAGGGCACCGTGATGGCGGCAGGCAGCGCCGATGAACTGCGTGCGCAGGCCGGCGAAACCAATCTGGAAGATGCGTTCGTGAAACTGATCGGCAGTGAAGAGGGCCTGCACGCATGA
- a CDS encoding alpha/beta hydrolase, producing the protein MQRHHSGLASLSASMLLATVMLAGCSAPAPDAADGGDTPSQRYGSIAFRPCTLTTVGASANVEAQCGTLQVPEDRAHPEGRRIDLRIAWLESEDSGNGQPDPVFFLAGGPGQAASEVAVVVDAALRQVRKQRDVFLIDQRGTGGSNPLSCLAADGTPLKMDEDAAPSEALMRDYAQQCAASLQGRADARFYTTAEAIADLDAVRQALGADTVNLVGGSYGTRVAQRYAIAYPQHTRSLVIDGVVPNDLVVGGEFANTFDNAITLQSAQCRKEAACSKRFPVDTREQLRAVAATLRRAPVTVEYRDPGTNAPRQDVLSPDSVVGLAFAFSYVPQYSALLPLVLDEAAQGRYAPLASLARGANRSMDFQINRGMQWSVICSEDAPRYQAPPESDDALFGPEVARAFFAACPVWPHQPAAATLTAPLKSDLPVLLLSGELDPVTPPRYAEQVLKGLPNGRALVAHGQGHGTLTAGCMPRLLGQFIDTGDAKALDTRCLDTLTHVPAFTSFNGWTP; encoded by the coding sequence ATGCAAAGACACCATTCCGGACTGGCCAGCCTATCGGCCAGCATGTTGTTGGCCACTGTGATGCTTGCCGGGTGCAGTGCGCCGGCACCCGATGCCGCCGACGGCGGCGATACTCCCAGCCAGCGCTACGGCTCGATCGCATTCCGCCCGTGCACACTGACCACCGTCGGTGCCAGCGCGAACGTCGAGGCACAGTGCGGCACCCTGCAGGTGCCTGAGGACCGTGCCCACCCCGAGGGCCGCAGGATCGACCTGCGCATCGCCTGGCTGGAATCGGAGGACAGCGGCAACGGCCAGCCCGATCCCGTGTTCTTCCTTGCCGGCGGCCCCGGCCAGGCGGCCAGTGAAGTGGCGGTCGTCGTTGATGCCGCGCTGCGCCAGGTGCGCAAGCAGCGCGACGTGTTCCTGATCGACCAGCGTGGCACCGGCGGCTCCAATCCGCTCAGCTGCCTCGCTGCCGACGGCACGCCGCTGAAGATGGACGAGGATGCGGCGCCGAGCGAAGCGCTGATGCGTGACTACGCGCAGCAGTGTGCGGCGTCGCTGCAGGGCCGTGCCGACGCGCGCTTCTACACCACTGCCGAGGCCATCGCCGATCTGGATGCGGTGCGCCAGGCGCTGGGCGCGGACACCGTGAACCTGGTCGGCGGCTCCTACGGTACCCGGGTCGCCCAGCGTTACGCGATCGCCTATCCGCAGCACACCCGCAGCCTCGTCATCGACGGCGTGGTGCCCAATGATCTGGTGGTCGGCGGTGAGTTCGCCAACACCTTCGACAATGCCATCACCCTGCAGTCAGCGCAGTGCCGCAAGGAAGCTGCCTGCAGCAAGCGCTTCCCGGTCGACACCCGCGAGCAGCTGCGCGCCGTAGCGGCCACCCTGCGCCGGGCACCGGTCACCGTGGAGTATCGCGACCCGGGCACCAACGCGCCGCGCCAGGACGTGCTGAGCCCGGACAGCGTGGTCGGCCTGGCCTTCGCGTTCTCCTACGTGCCCCAGTATTCCGCGCTGCTGCCGCTGGTGCTCGATGAGGCGGCGCAGGGCCGCTACGCACCGCTGGCCTCGCTGGCCCGCGGCGCCAACCGCAGCATGGATTTCCAGATCAACCGTGGCATGCAGTGGTCGGTCATCTGCAGCGAAGACGCACCGCGCTACCAGGCCCCACCGGAGAGCGACGACGCACTGTTCGGACCGGAGGTGGCGCGCGCGTTCTTCGCTGCCTGCCCGGTGTGGCCGCATCAGCCGGCTGCCGCCACCCTCACCGCGCCGCTGAAGAGCGATCTGCCGGTTCTGCTGCTGTCCGGCGAACTGGATCCGGTCACCCCGCCGCGCTATGCCGAACAGGTGCTCAAGGGCCTGCCCAACGGCCGCGCACTGGTCGCCCATGGCCAGGGCCACGGCACCCTCACTGCCGGCTGCATGCCGCGCCTGCTGGGCCAGTTCATCGACACCGGCGATGCCAAGGCGCTGGACACCCGCTGCCTGGACACGCTGACCCATGTGCCGGCATTCACCTCGTTCAACGGATGGACCCCATGA